One genomic region from Glaciimonas sp. PAMC28666 encodes:
- the cyoD gene encoding cytochrome o ubiquinol oxidase subunit IV, with translation MSGHQEHPAHGPQHGHHEDDHVDHGSLRTYVTGFVLAVILTAIPFWLVIGKVFDKSSTTGLVVLGFAAVQIVVHMVYFLHMNTKSEGGWSMLALIFTVMLVFIMLSGSVWVMYHLNHNMMPGVMTESAQETVPESILQSAPESKDMSKMHNMHNMP, from the coding sequence ATGAGCGGACATCAAGAACATCCTGCGCACGGCCCCCAACATGGTCACCATGAAGATGATCACGTCGACCATGGCAGCCTGAGAACGTATGTTACGGGCTTTGTGCTGGCAGTTATTTTGACTGCGATTCCGTTTTGGTTGGTGATCGGCAAAGTATTCGACAAGTCGAGTACCACTGGCCTGGTTGTGCTGGGGTTCGCCGCGGTTCAAATCGTCGTGCACATGGTGTATTTCTTACACATGAACACAAAGTCCGAAGGTGGTTGGTCAATGTTGGCGTTGATCTTCACGGTGATGCTGGTCTTTATCATGCTAAGCGGTTCAGTTTGGGTGATGTACCATCTGAATCACAACATGATGCCCGGCGTGATGACGGAATCTGCACAAGAGACTGTTCCTGAATCAATTCTGCAATCTGCTCCCGAGTCGAAGGACATGAGCAAAATGCACAACATGCACAATATGCCATGA
- the cyoC gene encoding cytochrome o ubiquinol oxidase subunit III, translated as MSELSTSTASAAGAVPSSHFYVTEHHPENGTLLGFWLYLMSDCLVFAALFATYAVLGRNYAGGPTGAELFDLPLVALNTALLLFSSITYGFAMLEMQRKRVRATMIWLAITGLLGACFIGFELYEFIHLIHDGAGPQRSGFLTSFFALVATHGLHVSFGIVWLATLMFQVRRHGLTPENNRRLMCLSMFWHFLDVVWIGVFTFVYLMGVLP; from the coding sequence ATGTCTGAACTTTCTACGTCAACCGCTAGCGCTGCAGGCGCTGTCCCCAGCTCGCATTTTTACGTGACCGAGCATCACCCGGAAAACGGCACACTACTGGGATTTTGGCTCTATCTGATGAGCGACTGTCTGGTGTTCGCCGCATTGTTTGCGACCTATGCCGTACTGGGACGTAACTATGCCGGTGGCCCCACCGGTGCCGAACTGTTCGACCTTCCATTGGTGGCGTTGAATACGGCATTGCTGTTGTTCTCGTCGATTACGTATGGTTTTGCGATGCTGGAAATGCAGCGCAAACGGGTGCGCGCTACGATGATCTGGTTGGCGATTACTGGCCTGCTGGGTGCTTGTTTCATCGGCTTTGAACTCTATGAATTTATCCATTTGATTCATGACGGAGCGGGACCGCAACGCAGTGGTTTCCTGACGTCTTTCTTCGCCCTGGTAGCGACACATGGTCTGCACGTGAGTTTCGGCATTGTATGGCTGGCGACACTGATGTTTCAGGTGCGTCGCCATGGCCTTACACCAGAAAACAACCGTCGGTTGATGTGTCTCTCCATGTTTTGGCATTTTCTTGACGTTGTCTGGATCGGCGTCTTCACCTTTGTCTACCTGATGGGAGTGCTGCCATGA
- the cyoB gene encoding cytochrome o ubiquinol oxidase subunit I: protein MLDHINLTKLIFGRLTWDAIPYHEPILLATFIMVGVGGLAVFAAITYFRLWGTLWRDWFTSIDHKRIGVMYIVLGLIMLLRGFTDALMMRAQQAFAFGGGDGFLPPHHYDQIFTAHGVIMIFFVAMPLVTGLMNYVVPLQIGARDVAFPFLNNFSFWMTAFGGVLCMVSLFIGEFARTGWLAYPPLSGILASPDVGVDYYIWSLQIAGVGTLLSGINLLATIVKMRAPGMNMMRMPIFTWTALCTNVLIVAAFPILTAVLGMLALDRTVGTNFFTNDMGGNAMMYVNLIWIWGHPEVYILILPAFGVFSEVVATFSSKRLFGYTSMVYATVVITILSYLVWLHHFFTMGSGASVNSFFGITTMIISIPTGAKIFNWLFTMYRGRIRFEVPMLWTMGFMITFVIGGMTGVLLAVPPADFVLHNSLFLIAHFHNVIIGGVLFGMFAGINYWFPKAFGYKLDDFWGKCSFWFWTIGFYFAFMPLYVLGLMGVTRRLSRFEDPSLQIWFQIAAFGAVLIALGIGSFIVQLVVSYRRRESLRDTTGDPWGGRTLEWSTSSPPPDYNFAFTPRVHDNDAWTHMKSENFERPKEGFVAIHMPKNTSAGFIIAALSAVVGFAVIWHMWLLAGVGFVAMLAAVIVHTFNYNRDYFIPVDEVVRVEDARTRLLGSHV from the coding sequence ATGCTAGACCACATTAATCTGACGAAGCTTATCTTCGGCCGTCTCACCTGGGACGCCATTCCCTATCACGAACCTATTCTGCTTGCCACTTTCATTATGGTCGGTGTTGGCGGACTGGCAGTGTTTGCTGCGATAACCTATTTCCGTCTATGGGGAACTTTGTGGCGCGACTGGTTTACCAGCATCGATCACAAACGCATCGGTGTCATGTATATAGTCCTTGGTTTAATTATGCTGCTGCGTGGCTTCACCGACGCCTTGATGATGCGGGCGCAACAAGCGTTTGCCTTCGGCGGCGGGGACGGCTTTCTCCCCCCCCATCATTACGACCAGATTTTTACGGCGCATGGCGTCATCATGATCTTTTTCGTTGCCATGCCGTTGGTAACCGGTTTGATGAACTATGTGGTGCCGCTACAAATTGGCGCCCGTGACGTTGCTTTCCCATTCCTGAACAATTTCAGCTTCTGGATGACCGCTTTCGGTGGCGTGTTGTGCATGGTGTCTTTATTCATCGGTGAGTTTGCACGTACGGGATGGTTAGCGTATCCGCCGTTGTCAGGCATATTGGCGAGTCCGGATGTGGGGGTCGACTATTACATCTGGTCATTACAGATTGCCGGGGTGGGAACCTTGCTGTCCGGTATCAACTTGCTGGCAACCATCGTCAAGATGCGTGCGCCGGGCATGAACATGATGAGAATGCCGATTTTCACGTGGACAGCATTGTGCACCAACGTACTGATTGTCGCCGCCTTTCCTATTCTCACCGCTGTTCTGGGCATGCTGGCGCTGGATCGCACGGTCGGAACCAATTTTTTCACCAACGACATGGGCGGCAACGCCATGATGTACGTCAACCTGATCTGGATCTGGGGCCATCCTGAGGTATACATTCTGATTTTGCCTGCGTTCGGTGTGTTTTCGGAAGTCGTCGCTACTTTTAGTAGCAAGCGGTTGTTTGGTTATACCTCGATGGTCTACGCTACCGTGGTGATTACGATCTTGTCCTATCTGGTCTGGCTACATCACTTTTTCACCATGGGTTCAGGAGCGAGCGTCAATTCATTCTTCGGTATTACGACGATGATTATCTCGATTCCGACCGGAGCAAAGATTTTCAACTGGTTATTCACCATGTATCGCGGTCGGATTCGCTTTGAAGTGCCAATGCTCTGGACCATGGGCTTTATGATCACTTTCGTTATCGGTGGTATGACCGGCGTGCTGCTGGCGGTTCCACCAGCCGACTTCGTGTTGCATAACAGTCTGTTCCTGATTGCGCATTTTCATAATGTGATTATCGGTGGCGTACTGTTCGGCATGTTTGCCGGTATTAACTACTGGTTCCCGAAAGCATTTGGCTACAAGCTCGATGACTTCTGGGGCAAGTGCAGCTTCTGGTTCTGGACGATCGGCTTCTACTTTGCCTTCATGCCACTTTACGTACTCGGGCTGATGGGTGTCACACGACGTTTGAGCCGCTTTGAAGATCCGTCATTGCAAATCTGGTTCCAGATTGCCGCGTTTGGTGCGGTCCTGATCGCACTGGGCATCGGGTCATTCATTGTGCAATTGGTTGTGAGCTACCGTCGTCGTGAATCATTGCGCGATACTACTGGCGATCCTTGGGGTGGCCGCACGCTGGAGTGGTCGACGTCTTCACCGCCGCCGGACTACAACTTCGCATTCACACCGCGGGTTCACGATAATGACGCCTGGACACATATGAAAAGCGAAAATTTCGAGCGACCAAAAGAGGGCTTTGTCGCGATCCACATGCCGAAGAACACCAGCGCCGGATTTATCATTGCGGCTCTCAGCGCAGTGGTCGGTTTTGCCGTGATCTGGCACATGTGGTTGCTGGCTGGGGTCGGCTTCGTAGCGATGCTAGCTGCGGTCATTGTTCATACTTTCAATTACAACCGCGATTATTTCATTCCGGTGGACGAAGTCGTCCGCGTGGAAGATGCGCGCACACGACTGCTGGGTAGCCATGTCTGA
- the cyoA gene encoding ubiquinol oxidase subunit II yields MVSLIARRGWILLPAFLLAGCNTVLMNPSGDIANQQGHLIVVSTLLMLLIIVPVIALTILFAWRYRKNNTKAAYEPDWDHSTQLELVIWGAPLLIIIALGLLTWISTHTLDPYRKLTRLDATRPIPAETRTLTVEVVALDWKWLFIYPEQGIATVNELAAPVDVPIHFKITASSVMNSFFIPALAGQIYAMPGMQTSLNAVINKPGEFEGFSANYSGAGFSDMRFKFHGMTQDNFDKWVQSAKTSGDTLKRVDYLQLEKPSQRDPVRHYGTVDADLYHAIVNRCVEPNQLCMDKMMATGMKMDAPHE; encoded by the coding sequence ATGGTTTCTCTAATTGCTCGTCGCGGATGGATACTCTTACCCGCCTTTTTGTTGGCCGGCTGCAATACGGTGCTAATGAACCCATCGGGGGATATAGCCAATCAGCAAGGCCACCTTATCGTCGTCTCAACATTGTTGATGCTGTTAATCATCGTACCGGTGATTGCGCTCACGATATTGTTTGCATGGCGCTATCGTAAAAATAACACCAAAGCGGCCTACGAACCGGATTGGGACCACTCGACGCAGCTTGAACTGGTGATTTGGGGAGCACCGCTGCTCATCATTATCGCGCTTGGCTTGTTGACCTGGATCAGCACCCATACGCTGGACCCATACAGAAAACTAACCCGCCTGGATGCCACGCGCCCGATTCCCGCAGAGACCAGGACGCTAACGGTTGAAGTGGTGGCACTCGATTGGAAATGGTTGTTCATTTATCCAGAACAAGGCATTGCCACCGTCAATGAATTAGCGGCGCCTGTCGATGTCCCGATTCACTTCAAAATCACCGCGTCTTCAGTGATGAATTCATTTTTCATTCCTGCACTCGCTGGTCAAATTTATGCGATGCCCGGCATGCAGACATCGCTTAATGCTGTGATTAACAAGCCCGGCGAGTTCGAGGGATTCTCCGCAAATTATAGCGGCGCAGGCTTCTCGGACATGCGTTTCAAGTTTCATGGCATGACTCAGGATAATTTTGATAAATGGGTGCAATCAGCTAAAACAAGCGGCGATACGTTAAAGCGTGTCGACTATTTGCAACTCGAAAAACCTAGTCAAAGAGATCCAGTGCGTCATTACGGCACGGTCGATGCTGACCTTTATCATGCAATCGTGAATCGGTGCGTTGAGCCGAACCAGTTGTGTATGGACAAGATGATGGCGACTGGAATGAAGATGGATGCCCCTCATGAGTAA
- a CDS encoding MFS transporter, whose translation MTSIHIHNSELPADFNLDSTRSDVHHKKSDHTQIAPGEIAIGVVIGRASEYFDFFVYAMASVLVFPSVFFPFESRLEGTLYAFVIFSFAFLARPFGTIAFMAIQRKFGREVKLTAALFMLGISTAGIAFLPAYEHLGFASIVILSLLRIGQGIAVGGSWDGLPSLLALNAPQNRRGWYAMLGQLGAPVGFMIAGSLFAYMLSNLTTDDFLDWGWRYPFYVAFAINVVALFARLRLVSTNEYARLLDERELEPTNAIEMTKSQGRNLIIGALAALASYALFHLVTVFPLSWITLYSLRSTSEFLVIQVIGAGLMALGVIASGLIADRLGRRTTLGGCAILIAVLSGFIPTLMNGGELGQNIFILIGFSLLGLSYGQAAGAVTSNFLPKYRYTGAALTSDLSWLVGAGFAPLVALGLSAHFGLAYVSFYLLSGAACSLAALSLNRALEIRD comes from the coding sequence ATGACCAGCATTCACATCCATAATAGCGAACTTCCAGCCGATTTTAATCTAGATTCGACGCGTTCTGATGTTCACCACAAGAAATCCGATCACACCCAGATCGCGCCGGGTGAGATTGCCATTGGCGTGGTCATTGGCCGCGCTTCGGAATACTTTGACTTTTTTGTCTACGCCATGGCGTCGGTTCTGGTGTTTCCGTCGGTTTTCTTCCCATTCGAATCCCGACTGGAAGGAACGTTGTATGCCTTCGTCATATTTTCGTTTGCCTTCCTTGCGCGACCGTTTGGCACCATTGCTTTCATGGCGATCCAGCGCAAGTTCGGGCGCGAGGTAAAGCTCACAGCCGCACTCTTTATGCTAGGAATTTCGACTGCCGGCATCGCTTTCCTTCCTGCATACGAACATTTGGGTTTTGCCTCGATCGTCATATTGTCTCTGTTGCGTATCGGACAAGGCATTGCTGTCGGCGGCTCATGGGATGGCCTACCCTCCTTGCTGGCGCTTAACGCCCCGCAGAATCGACGCGGCTGGTACGCCATGCTTGGTCAATTAGGCGCTCCGGTGGGATTCATGATTGCTGGCAGCCTGTTTGCCTACATGTTATCGAACCTGACTACCGACGATTTTCTTGATTGGGGCTGGCGTTATCCTTTCTATGTCGCGTTTGCTATTAACGTTGTGGCACTTTTTGCGCGCTTGCGCCTGGTTTCTACCAACGAATACGCCCGTTTGCTCGACGAACGCGAATTGGAGCCGACCAATGCTATTGAGATGACCAAATCACAGGGACGCAATCTGATCATTGGTGCGTTAGCGGCGTTGGCCAGTTATGCTTTGTTCCACTTGGTCACCGTGTTTCCACTCAGCTGGATTACATTATATTCATTGCGTTCGACCAGTGAGTTTTTGGTGATTCAGGTAATCGGTGCAGGCCTCATGGCGTTAGGGGTGATTGCTTCCGGACTAATTGCTGATCGCTTAGGCCGTCGGACCACGCTCGGAGGCTGCGCAATATTGATTGCGGTGCTCAGCGGGTTTATTCCGACGTTAATGAACGGCGGCGAACTTGGACAGAACATCTTCATCCTGATCGGCTTTAGTTTGTTGGGCTTGTCTTACGGTCAAGCCGCAGGGGCCGTAACCTCCAATTTTCTTCCCAAATATCGCTATACCGGTGCGGCCCTGACATCGGATCTGTCATGGCTGGTAGGCGCAGGGTTCGCCCCATTGGTGGCGCTTGGACTATCCGCCCATTTTGGCCTCGCCTATGTCAGTTTTTACCTGTTATCGGGTGCCGCGTGTTCATTGGCAGCCTTGAGCCTCAATCGGGCTTTAGAGATTCGGGATTAA
- a CDS encoding BON domain-containing protein, whose protein sequence is MKIKLTATCLAIGVLLAPMAHSADDDVSTHSKPGLVVKDSVITTKIKSKLTAEKMSYAKDIKVETDSNGVVRLSGTVATRAEMNRAESIAKDTDGVNSVRNSIRVTGDN, encoded by the coding sequence ATGAAAATCAAGCTGACCGCAACCTGCCTTGCAATTGGTGTTTTGCTGGCACCGATGGCGCATTCTGCTGACGACGATGTAAGTACGCATTCAAAACCAGGACTGGTCGTTAAAGATTCCGTTATTACCACCAAAATAAAATCCAAATTGACTGCTGAAAAGATGTCCTACGCAAAAGATATTAAAGTCGAGACGGACAGTAATGGCGTGGTGAGATTGAGCGGGACGGTCGCTACCAGAGCGGAAATGAACCGAGCCGAATCCATCGCAAAAGATACAGACGGCGTCAACTCCGTTCGTAACTCTATCAGAGTCACTGGAGACAACTAG
- a CDS encoding (2Fe-2S)-binding protein — protein sequence MPKEFVYKHSPTEAPKASSNVAPDRGRRNFMQSAMWAATAAAAPTVMAQSQNTVEKSRPSDAELLLVPPQPVTLNINGMRHQLSLEPRTTLLDALRETIGLTGTKKGCDRGQCGACTVIIDGQRINSCLSLAVMQDGKAIQTIEGLAQGENLHPLQVAFIDCDALQCGYCTPGQICSAKAMLDELRANTASAVTPDVRLLSVSFTDDEIRERMSGNICRCGAYQNIVTAIRQAIVMPHSET from the coding sequence ATGCCCAAAGAATTTGTCTACAAGCATAGTCCAACTGAAGCGCCGAAGGCTTCGTCCAATGTAGCGCCTGATCGGGGACGGAGAAACTTCATGCAATCGGCGATGTGGGCCGCTACGGCTGCGGCCGCACCCACAGTGATGGCGCAATCACAGAATACCGTGGAAAAAAGTCGCCCTTCCGACGCCGAATTGCTTCTAGTTCCACCGCAACCAGTAACGTTAAACATTAACGGCATGCGGCATCAATTATCACTTGAGCCACGAACCACGTTACTCGATGCCTTGCGCGAAACAATTGGATTAACCGGCACAAAAAAAGGCTGTGACCGCGGACAATGTGGTGCGTGCACCGTGATCATCGACGGTCAACGCATCAACTCATGCCTCTCACTGGCCGTTATGCAAGATGGCAAAGCAATTCAAACCATCGAAGGCCTGGCGCAGGGAGAAAATCTACATCCCCTGCAAGTGGCATTCATCGATTGCGATGCGTTGCAATGCGGTTATTGCACCCCTGGACAGATATGTTCGGCAAAAGCGATGTTGGATGAATTGCGCGCCAATACTGCCAGCGCAGTAACGCCGGACGTCCGATTACTGTCGGTATCTTTTACGGACGATGAAATCCGTGAGCGTATGAGCGGCAATATTTGCCGCTGCGGCGCGTACCAGAACATCGTCACGGCGATTCGACAAGCGATTGTTATGCCACATAGCGAGACTTAA
- a CDS encoding xanthine dehydrogenase family protein subunit M yields the protein MQSFSYDRATNLEQAIKLGAQPGAKFIGGGTNLLDLMKGGVERPLKIVDITHLAMADIVELPDGGVRIGALARNSDTANHPLIRQRYPLLTQALLSGASPQLRNMATIGGNLMQRTRCYYFYDTAFDMCNKRIPGSGCGAKEGHNRIHAILGASEQCIAVNPSDMSVALAALDAIVTVRSPQGERRIPFDAFHRLPGNTPELDTTLMPGELITGIYLPPSPFAMHSHYLKIRDRASYAFALVSVAAAVELRDGVVRSARLALGGVAHKPWRAIDAEQVLLGHPLDDNARANAAAIAVRGAHGYSENNFKIALAQRAIIRALHIAGQQAGQQGAIV from the coding sequence ATGCAATCTTTTTCCTACGATCGTGCGACAAATCTCGAGCAGGCTATAAAGCTGGGAGCGCAACCGGGTGCGAAGTTTATCGGTGGCGGCACCAATTTGCTGGACTTAATGAAAGGTGGCGTCGAGCGACCTCTGAAGATAGTGGATATCACGCATCTGGCGATGGCTGATATCGTGGAACTACCGGATGGTGGTGTGCGAATCGGCGCTTTGGCCCGCAACAGCGATACGGCTAATCATCCACTCATAAGACAACGCTATCCTTTGCTGACGCAGGCATTGCTATCCGGCGCTTCGCCGCAGTTACGCAATATGGCAACGATCGGAGGGAATTTAATGCAGCGTACACGCTGTTATTATTTTTACGATACCGCGTTCGATATGTGCAATAAACGCATTCCGGGTTCTGGATGCGGCGCTAAAGAAGGCCATAATCGCATTCACGCCATCCTCGGTGCCAGTGAACAATGCATCGCAGTGAATCCGTCCGACATGAGCGTTGCGCTGGCGGCGCTGGATGCTATCGTCACTGTGCGAAGCCCGCAAGGTGAACGGCGCATCCCGTTCGATGCATTCCACCGGCTGCCCGGCAACACACCAGAGCTGGACACTACGCTAATGCCGGGTGAGTTAATTACGGGGATCTACTTGCCGCCATCGCCGTTTGCAATGCACTCCCATTACCTAAAGATTCGCGACCGCGCTAGCTATGCATTTGCGCTGGTTTCTGTAGCAGCCGCGGTAGAACTGCGCGATGGCGTGGTACGTTCGGCTCGGCTGGCATTGGGCGGTGTGGCCCATAAACCCTGGCGTGCCATCGATGCAGAACAAGTTTTGCTCGGTCATCCTTTAGATGACAATGCGCGCGCTAACGCAGCGGCGATAGCTGTACGCGGCGCGCATGGATATTCTGAAAATAATTTCAAAATTGCGCTGGCGCAGCGCGCGATAATTCGTGCGCTGCACATAGCGGGACAGCAGGCGGGACAGCAAGGAGCGATTGTATGA
- a CDS encoding xanthine dehydrogenase family protein molybdopterin-binding subunit: protein MNTIGQAISRTDGHAKVTGTALYSAEHPLPRMAHAVLVTSTIASGSIMSIDSAHAASMQGVLMIMTHVTAPKLPAGGKGGAGSPPAGRILNLLQDNRIYYNNQPIAVVVADTLEHAAAAAQQVRFTFKKEDVLVDFAVAKNNVFSPKKAKDEATDTNRGDLEAGRRGAAALVDAVYSTPMEHHNPMEPHATIAAWDGDHLTLYDATQYVSGVRTTVSKTLGISPENVRVICPYVGGGFGCKGSTWSHVVLAAMVAREMGRPVKLSLERPQMFGPVGHRPNTEQHFMLAANTSGKFTAMQHAVIASTSFMEDWLETAALTTRMLYDCPNQQTSHRLTKIHTATPTFMRAPGEASGTFPLESAIDEMAYALQIDPISLRLQNYADKNPEDGKPWSSKSLRECYRTGAERFGWANRTPQPRSMQKNGMLVGMGMATATYPANRSQASASATILADGSAIVRSGSQDLGTGTYTIMTQVAADALGLPLNKVQFLLGDSQMPKAPVSGGSQSAASVAPAVRAAALAARLQLINLAIADPGSSLSGVPLENILVEDGWLSSSTDPKRRESFAAVIARHGGSPVVATMDAKPGDEKKQYAFHSFGAVFVEVHVDPDLGTTRVERVVASYSIGQLLNAKTGHSQLMGGIVWGIGMALMEETNIDARFGRAVNGNLAEYHVPVNADVHSIEVMVVDENDPHINSLGARGIGEIGITGVCAAIANAVYHATGKRVRDLPITLDKVMT from the coding sequence ATGAATACAATAGGCCAGGCAATAAGCCGCACTGATGGACATGCGAAAGTGACCGGCACGGCACTCTATTCTGCGGAGCACCCGTTGCCACGTATGGCCCATGCAGTGCTTGTCACCAGTACCATTGCCAGCGGCAGCATCATGTCCATTGACTCAGCGCACGCAGCCAGCATGCAAGGCGTCTTAATGATAATGACGCATGTGACAGCGCCCAAACTCCCGGCTGGCGGTAAGGGAGGTGCGGGCTCCCCGCCAGCCGGAAGAATATTAAACTTGCTGCAGGATAACCGGATTTATTACAACAATCAGCCGATTGCCGTGGTGGTTGCAGATACATTGGAACATGCCGCAGCGGCGGCGCAGCAAGTTCGGTTTACTTTCAAAAAGGAAGATGTTTTAGTCGATTTTGCGGTCGCAAAAAATAATGTTTTCTCGCCAAAAAAAGCAAAAGATGAAGCTACCGATACCAACAGAGGTGATCTCGAAGCGGGACGGCGTGGCGCCGCGGCGTTGGTCGATGCGGTCTACAGCACGCCGATGGAACATCACAATCCGATGGAACCCCATGCAACGATTGCGGCGTGGGATGGCGATCATTTAACCCTTTATGATGCCACCCAATATGTCTCTGGCGTACGAACCACCGTGTCCAAAACGCTGGGAATATCACCAGAAAACGTACGCGTTATTTGTCCCTACGTTGGCGGAGGCTTCGGTTGCAAAGGGTCGACCTGGTCCCATGTGGTGTTGGCGGCGATGGTCGCGCGCGAAATGGGACGCCCCGTGAAGTTGTCACTCGAACGGCCTCAAATGTTTGGTCCGGTTGGACATCGTCCCAATACCGAGCAACACTTCATGCTGGCGGCAAACACCAGCGGCAAATTCACTGCAATGCAGCACGCAGTCATCGCTTCCACCTCATTCATGGAAGACTGGCTGGAGACGGCGGCATTGACAACGCGCATGTTGTACGATTGTCCTAACCAGCAAACCAGCCATCGCTTGACGAAAATTCATACTGCGACACCTACCTTTATGCGCGCTCCGGGCGAAGCGAGTGGCACCTTTCCGCTAGAATCTGCTATTGATGAAATGGCGTACGCGTTGCAGATAGATCCAATCAGCTTGCGACTCCAAAACTACGCTGACAAGAATCCGGAAGATGGTAAGCCGTGGTCAAGCAAATCATTGCGCGAATGTTACCGCACCGGCGCCGAGCGCTTTGGTTGGGCCAACCGCACGCCACAGCCTCGCTCCATGCAAAAGAATGGCATGCTGGTGGGCATGGGCATGGCAACCGCAACCTACCCGGCCAATCGGAGTCAAGCTTCAGCAAGCGCGACCATTCTGGCGGATGGGTCTGCCATCGTCCGTTCGGGATCGCAGGATTTAGGCACAGGCACCTATACGATCATGACCCAGGTAGCGGCGGATGCGCTCGGCTTGCCGCTCAATAAAGTGCAATTTTTGTTGGGTGACTCTCAAATGCCGAAAGCGCCGGTGTCCGGCGGTTCGCAATCGGCCGCTAGCGTTGCACCCGCAGTAAGGGCTGCGGCGCTGGCAGCTCGCCTGCAACTTATTAATCTGGCTATTGCCGATCCGGGATCGTCGCTGTCTGGCGTGCCGCTGGAAAATATTTTGGTCGAGGACGGTTGGCTTTCATCCAGCACCGATCCAAAGAGACGAGAATCCTTTGCTGCTGTCATTGCACGTCATGGCGGTTCCCCGGTCGTGGCAACGATGGATGCAAAACCTGGTGATGAAAAAAAACAATACGCTTTTCATTCATTTGGGGCGGTATTTGTGGAAGTCCATGTTGATCCCGATCTGGGTACAACCCGGGTCGAACGCGTGGTGGCCAGTTATAGTATCGGTCAGTTACTTAATGCAAAGACGGGACATAGCCAATTGATGGGCGGTATCGTTTGGGGAATCGGGATGGCCCTGATGGAAGAAACCAATATTGATGCGCGCTTTGGTCGTGCCGTCAACGGCAATCTTGCCGAATATCATGTTCCGGTCAATGCTGACGTACACTCTATCGAGGTCATGGTCGTGGATGAAAATGATCCCCATATTAATTCATTGGGTGCGCGAGGTATTGGAGAAATTGGGATTACCGGCGTCTGTGCGGCAATCGCCAATGCCGTTTATCACGCGACCGGCAAGCGGGTTCGTGATTTGCCGATTACTTTGGATAAGGTGATGACTTAG
- a CDS encoding RcnB family protein has translation MKSKIFISTVMALSLSAGGLAFGQDYGNRNDRDHDNQGRNNQMQHGNDRDHDNQGRNDQMQHGNDRRGNDHRNNNFDARRDERGAGPEHQFHRGERLPPEYRNNQYVVDDWRGHHLSAPPRGYHWVQTGGDYVLAAIGTGIILQLLLNN, from the coding sequence ATGAAAAGTAAAATATTTATTTCCACCGTCATGGCATTATCATTGTCTGCGGGAGGATTGGCTTTCGGTCAGGATTACGGGAATCGGAATGATCGAGACCACGATAATCAAGGGCGCAATAATCAAATGCAACATGGTAACGACCGAGACCACGATAATCAAGGGCGCAATGATCAAATGCAACATGGTAACGACCGCAGGGGAAACGATCACCGCAATAATAACTTCGATGCTCGCAGAGACGAACGGGGAGCCGGCCCTGAGCATCAATTTCACCGCGGAGAGCGGCTTCCTCCAGAATATCGTAACAATCAATATGTGGTCGACGATTGGCGCGGGCACCATCTAAGTGCCCCACCGCGCGGCTATCATTGGGTCCAAACCGGGGGGGACTATGTTTTGGCCGCTATTGGGACCGGCATCATTCTGCAGCTTCTGTTGAATAATTGA